AAGGGGGCGTTATGATTAAAACGAAATACAGCGACGACGTGGACGCGTTGTTAATACAGTTCTCCGAGAAAGCGGTCGACGTGGCGGAGGAGCGAGGCCCGTATATCCTCCACTACGCCGTCGACGGGGACCTTGTATTGTTGGAGGTCCTGGACGGTCGCGACTTCATTTTGGAGGCCGTCGCCAGCGTATTTGCGGGTAAAGAGCACGCCGCCGAGGCGCCGGGATAGACGGGCCGACGGTACGGGCGTATAATAAAAACCCGGGCCTCGCGGTCGGGTACCTCTTGCGTTCAAGTAGGGTCGTACCTTCAGGTGCGACCACCATAACGGCGGGCCGACCTGAAGGTCGGCCCCTACATTTAATGGTAAACCCGGCCTTGCGGCCGGGGAGGGACAAGGGGCTTAAGCCCCTTGTCGGGGGGCGGGCCGACCTGAAGGTCGGCCCCTACATTTAATGGTAAACCCGGCCTCGCGGCCGGGTAGGGGGAATACGTAGGGCCGCACCTTTAGGTGTGGCCGCCTTTTTCCCTTAATAATAAGGGATTATTCAAGGCCGACTGGGAAGTAGGGGCGACTGGCCAGTCGCCCCTACCAACGGCTTTCA
This sequence is a window from bacterium. Protein-coding genes within it:
- a CDS encoding DUF2283 domain-containing protein, coding for MIKTKYSDDVDALLIQFSEKAVDVAEERGPYILHYAVDGDLVLLEVLDGRDFILEAVASVFAGKEHAAEAPG